The genomic DNA TTCCAGGCGTTCTCCCGGTAGTGCTTGGGGGTGAGCGGTGTCCGGCGCGCGCTGAGAAACACGGGGGCGGCGAGCACCTCGGGCAGCTGACGGGCAGCCGGCTCGAGGAGCCCGGTGCACGTGAGGCCGCGGGGGTCGAGGCGGCGGCGCTCGCCATCGACGTAGCGCCGGAGCAGCTTGGCGGTGTCGCTGGAGAAACGGAGGAACTTCACGCGGCGGCCGTGGCTGCCTTTGCTGAAGGCGGTGGCTTCCTGGAGCAGGCCGCGCCGCAGCCAATCGCCGAGCGTGAGCCCGGTCACCTCGGAGACCCGCCCGCCGGACTCAAAGAGGAGCCGGGTCACGCACTCCTCGCGGAGCCCCCAGCGGGGGAGGCGGCGGCCGCCCGCGAGCACGCGCGCCGGCAGCGAGGGGTCGTCCACGACCTGCGGCACCCAGTCCGCCCCGACGAGCTTGAAGTAGCTGTCCGACAGGCGGCGCGGCCGGCGGGGTGCGACGACCCCGCTGATCTCAGGCATCCGCGGCCACCCGTCGTCGTCGTCGATCGACTCCTCCGCCCGCGTCATGAGGGTCCGCACCGAGTCCTGCAGCGGATTGGTGAACGCGTAGGCTCCCTGCGCGTGCATCACCCGATAGAAGAGCTTCAGGGCGGACAGGAAGACCCGGATGGTGCTGTGGGTGCCTGCCGTGAGGGAGACGAGCTGGAAGCCCGCGCGATGCGGGCGCACCAGACACCGGTGCTGACACGCCAGGTACGCCTCGACGAGGCGGCGCACGTCAGCCGGCGGGGCGCCCCACTGCCGGCCATCGCCGTGGCCGGCCTCACGATCCACGAACGCAAAGAACGGGAGGAGCGCATGCAGGTAGGACAGCGAGGTGGAGAGGGACACGTGGAAGCGAGCGTCCTTCACGAAGACGGTGAGGGGCAGGTG from Gemmatimonadota bacterium includes the following:
- a CDS encoding integrase translates to MRYQCMGRTAWGRVVESGGVPPRTARRARAIGTGEEAMNAGAYRFALRPAAVDHGHPVLVFDGGHRLHLPLTVFVKDARFHVSLSTSLSYLHALLPFFAFVDREAGHGDGRQWGAPPADVRRLVEAYLACQHRCLVRPHRAGFQLVSLTAGTHSTIRVFLSALKLFYRVMHAQGAYAFTNPLQDSVRTLMTRAEESIDDDDGWPRMPEISGVVAPRRPRRLSDSYFKLVGADWVPQVVDDPSLPARVLAGGRRLPRWGLREECVTRLLFESGGRVSEVTGLTLGDWLRRGLLQEATAFSKGSHGRRVKFLRFSSDTAKLLRRYVDGERRRLDPRGLTCTGLLEPAARQLPEVLAAPVFLSARRTPLTPKHYRENAWNPACAAAAIDADVHQARHWYVTMAVRQIYETATTEAAVTRRLRELIEYMKWRRGEQTLAAYEHYFDTVRHAEIQDRVHARLDDALRAALAAPRRPRPADPSGALAPGPGPVLDDPEWVYLRRFSEGAGGGA